A genomic stretch from Channa argus isolate prfri chromosome 24, Channa argus male v1.0, whole genome shotgun sequence includes:
- the zswim7 gene encoding zinc finger SWIM domain-containing protein 7: protein MRSFLPAVAEQLFRDIQKAYQETSQIADDLLIALNFIFGSCVLQALDLVDQRSVTCLSSPSGRKAFQVIGGSGHLYTCFESCHYCPCPAFAYTVLRRNEGLLCKHILAIYLCQAMGVIQQESVSDQQMSVLLSGTGTHDT, encoded by the exons ATGCGTTCATTTTTACCAGCAGTGGCTGAACAACTTTTCCGAGATATCCAGAAAGCATATCAGGAAACGTCTCAAA ttgctGATGACCTGCTTATTGC TCTGAACTTCATCTTTGGATCGTGTGTCTTGCAAGCATTGGACCTGGTTGACCAGCGTTCAGTCACCTGTCTGTCATCTCCTAGTGGACGAAAGGCCTTCCAG GTAATAGGAGGATCAGGGCATTTATACACATGCTTTGAATCCTGTCACTACTGCCCATGCCCAGCCTTTGCTTACACTGTGCTCCGTAGAAATGAAGGCCTGCTG TGTAAACACATCCTGGCCATCTATCTCTGTCAAGCCATGGGTGTGATTCAGCAGGAGAGTGTGTCTGATCAGCAGATGTCCGTGCTGCTCAGTGGGACAGGCACCCATGACACCTAG